Below is a genomic region from Biomphalaria glabrata chromosome 3, xgBioGlab47.1, whole genome shotgun sequence.
GTCCAtggaggaggaaaaaaaaaagatgcatttTAATCTGCCAGATGTTGCCAATATCAGATCTTTGGCATTAGGTGGATTGAAAAGCTTTCTACACATTGGACAAAGGCCCATAGTCCAGGACATAAACATGAAAAAGGGATTAGTATGATTAGGTTAAACAGTTGGTTAGGTTAGAACATGTGTCAAACAGACAATAATGTGGCAAGGCAAGCCATgaatttaagataagataagataattttattgatccaatctaatggaaattcagtttgactacaattgacaagctcagcgaaactactgtacaaaaacaatattgattaaaaattctataacattcacacacgaaaacacacattcacaaccagcacttctttatgaatttgacttttatgtacttcttgatgacgacagctgatcttgtaacactctgaccgaaagtgggataaaggagtttttaaatctttgagttttagtcctaatggaaaggagacgaccacttctttCTGAGTTACAAAAGAAAGTGAGCATACTTCAACAAACTTGGAAAAGGTTGGTCACCAGTACAACACAAAAGCTGTAGGAATTTCAACTTAAGTCAAAAGAGAGATGCCCAAAACTGATGTCACTGTAGAGATGTGGTTACAtcaaaatatacatattaatattACACAATTATAATTCACTTACCATAATCCAAAAATGATACAAATAAAGTGTCTAGTTTATTATATAGGGGAGAGAGATTATCTACTAATAAATATTCAATGATCTACATATAAAATAATGGTGCCATTAAAATGAGATAGATTATCAATATCTTACTTTTATTTGAAACCCAAGTTTGTAATACAAATGGAGGCTGCAATGTTCAAATTTAGAGTTTCTTAGCAGCGGTAAAACTATTAGTTAAATCACCCTTTTCCCATTGTCTAGAAATGTGAACCTGGGCACACTGTAcatattaagttgtttttttttgtataccaTTATATAGTGggtttttttataaacaaaacaaaatattgtaatcaaactaaatttccatttctttggatcaataaaattatgttttctgtaatcatttgttgttgttttttcatttttaattaatttcatacAAATCTTGGGATTTGCAATAGTGGTTTTAAACCAAAACATACAAGTTAACAATGAGAAATAAAATTGTACCATTTTACGAGAATCCAGTTTCCACTGTTGCTCCTTATCATCATCCCACAAACCTTGATTCATCATGTAGCGTCGGAAGCGTGAAATGGGGTTGTCGGTCTTGTCCCAGTGACTGACTTCATCTACTGACCTATAGGCTGAACTGTCATCTGAGGTACTGTGATGCCCGATTCtaagaatggaaaaaaatatgaatgttaTTAGAGTGTcactaaaatataattttgaacTAGACTGTAGGATCAATGGTCGTTATATTGAAGATTTCTCATTTGcacctttactttacttacagtaGATGTTTATGCTGGCAGACGACTGTGAAAATTAATTTATTCCatgtaaaactaaaatttttttattttttttttgcgtatcAAAAATCAGTTATGATGAAACTTTATTACTGAAATAGTGTCATGTGATGCACTTATTTAGTCAAGTGGCTATTCAACTTTCTTAAACTTAACTTGTATATTTCAGACTGTTCCTTCAGATATAATGCCTATTATGTGCTAACCCAGGCCTCCTGCAGGATGgaaggtgatgatgatgatagacAGAGTTTGAACTTGAAACCATGGTGACATAAGTCCCAAGCTCTTATCACATATTCATTCTAATCCCTAACCCAAAACAtcatgatgtaaaaaaaaaaacactcttatttTGGAATGTGGTAGTCTTAAAGAGATGTGATTTAGGGTTTACAGTCACACCACAAAAGCTTTTgcaaaactacaaaaaaaaataaaaaaggctaTTGAAACATTTTAGCTAATGTAAGTCCATATTGGTTTATCTAATAAGTCAGTACATACCTGTAGGTCATAGCTTCAATTAGAACAGGTCGGCTTTGGGATATACACATTTCTCTAGCCTTCTTTGTGGCATTATACACAGCAAAGACATCATTCCCATCAACACGAACAGACAACATTCCATAGCCAGCTGCCCTTGAAGCTGTAGAAAAATGGGTTAAATGGCTAAAATTAAATAAGAGTACAGAATTAATACTAAAGTAGAGCAGTTTagaatttaatttcttttttgcataatttttgttgttgctgggttgttgtttttttgggagGGCGGGGATAGAGAGGGGTGCTAGAGAGCTATTAATTAACAAAGCAGTTCAATGTTTAAACTGATTGATACTAAATGCCTACTTACCTATCCCATCACCCCTGTATTGATCTTTTGTTGGTGTTGATATAGCATATCCATTGTTACGACTGAatgcataaaacaaaacaaaaaagtaagtaataattttttttcaaatatcagacctgcctaccaaaaaaagtccaaatgcgtaacgctgatggtcaaaatgcgtattttggcaccagaatgcgtaacacttacgcgaaccactattttgtcatatatatatatatataaattatatatatattcattatatatatataatattagatctagatgtcatgattagatctacaatctaaatcaatacgataatagagatgatatctagactagatttggatctatgtctttatgtctatataatgaatataatctactctagatctgggctcaagagtgttaccgatgccgtgaatccgctacaaacgtaggtctactccaaactttcgtaagcctaccttcatccttgatctattctatactatgaCTAAGAatttaatctagtctagatctagactagatggtagtagatgttatcgatctagatctagtcaatctaaatcatactgcaactaaattggatctagattgtagagtaatgtagagactcatgacataacgtaatcaTCAATCGTaatgtctagctagatctaatcctgtataacaagttatctagattctagatctagaatccagatctagatctagactagatatctacaatgtcactcaatgtgttttgaatcgatagcacttcgatatttttttctatacaaatgaatacgggaatcagggattcaacataattaatttctactaatgaacttacaaaaaaaaaaaaaaaagtcacgttggtgtatcagctaactgacggtaccaacctggtaccaacccgccactccctcactctcgcgttcttcatttctagactaaatctaattgcttttaagaaccaatcagcgtatagatctggacacaatgtgtttcccccccccccggccaacaaaacaaaacggcttagcgtgacctccgtgtccgctcgtaagctagtcaagagaggggggggggaaaaaggatacgaaaagcgtaacgcgacgggttcaatgcgtatttgcgtactgacggtcattttttggagattttgcgtaacgaatacgcattttgcgtaacggtaggcaggtctgaaatatatataaaaattttttagaacaataaaattaatttgttaaagaaaaaaaaagttaatatataaaagaaaacaaagtgaaaacaaaataattttgagtgacaaggggagataattataataataattttacaatTTATACAAAGAAAAGCTtaccaaaagaaaataattggaCAATTCAAGACAGCAGCAAAATTGAAAGCTGCATGAGCATCCCCTTCAGAGGCAGCACCCTCACCAAAGTAGCAAATGACACAAAGACCATTTTGTTTTCGTTTAAAAGCATAAGCAGACCCTGAGGCTGAAGGAAAGTCCAATGAATCATATCAAGTACATAATAAATTCAAGTGATTATGCAAGTTTTAGTTTCTAAGCATATATTATTGTCATTCTTTCTTAATTAAAGTGTAAAATTATGACTCAGACAAACAGTACATGATgtaacttttgtaaaaaaagaaagttatatTTCTTTAGTGACCAACAGGAGAGATGATGTAGAGATTAGTTGCTTATATTTTGGGGGTGGTGAGATACAGTAAGTTATAGTGTGTCTACCTATTCTGACAAACGACTCAATTGTAAACAATGTCAAATCAATACATGTATTTAGCCAAATATTCCTTTAAATTTTGACCTTACGTTTAAACCCATGAAACACTCCATAATACATCCATTGACGAATGAAGAAATAGAAACCAAGAATAAAGAGCGATTAGGTTTTATTAGTGCTTCCATGTTTTTATCAAGACTTTTCTAAGTATAATGTAAAAAGTATACCTTGAGGCATCTGTGTCGCCAAAGTAGAGGATATAGTAACAAAATTTAGCTCTCTAGAGCCATAGTGAACTGGCATTTGTCTCCCTTTACCAATGTCTTTGGCATTACCATAGCATTGATGCATAAACTGCTGTAATGGAAAACCTCTCCACATGAGcacaccttaaaaaaaaaaaatttgttttaataaattcaataatcatataattttaatatacttGAACATTAACACTGGTAACTAGAGACATCAGTAATCACCTGCTTCTCTGTACTGCCCATATATGAGATCTTTAGGGTCTAGTGCAGCAGCTGAGCCTATATGAGTTCCTTCTTCTCCATAATTGGTCATGTAGAAAGAAATTCTGCCTTGTCTTTGTGAATCATACAATACTCTGTCCATAGTGTTCAATAATGTCATATCCTTATACATCTTAAGCACTGTAGACTCATCCAGCTACCAAAAATTGACATGATATTGTTATATAAAATGACATACATAAatggttttaattatatatttgctAAGTCCACaaaatcaaaacttttttgGCTATAGTAAAAGCATGCAAATAAAATTGTCCTTAGATGTTTAAAGACATATCTAGTTAAATTCTCACAATGCAATAGCTATCAGTTTATGTgggaagaagggggggggggggaggcatggacaaaataaatgaaagatcAATATACTTttattgaaaaagaaacaaaaaaaaacaaacctttgGATCTTGTGATGCATCAATGAAGTTACCATCAGCATTAAGAGCACGATAAACTGGAATGCCTTCAGCATTATCAGGATCAATAAATTCTAACTTTGAAATGAACTCTGATCGAGAACCTGGAAAATTAGGCTTGCCTATTTCTGCACTGGTAGAGTAATAGCTGAAGCATTTTACCTaggaacaaaaacaaataaaatattacttaGGTGTATAATGTCACTCACTGGTACTATGTTCCAGATGATTTATAAATTGGCAATGGTTTGTGTTATTCTCAATATTGTGGAAGgcttaaaatgtatttgcattttaaattttctaaaaaaaaattttacactGCAGTTTTCTTTAGACACGAAAGGCAAATTAGACGACCTAGATTAGGCTAGATAGGTTTATTTTTTCCATCTGGCATAGTCCATAGTCATAGAATAGTCTCAATAGTCAATACTCAATAGTCTAGTctactagaatagatctaatagatctattattagtattattactcTGCTACTTCTAGATAGAATCTATATTCTAGCTAGGACATTCTGACTCTAGCCTACTcgtctttagatctagataggtcTAACAGACTCTAACCATTActaatttttttactattgtaataactttattttagcaGGCATTACAGGGAAATATATTGAAAACTAATATATCTAGAACTTAGTGTCTTAGTAGAAGCTCTAAATGTTCCAAAATAGTGACTCTATTGTCTCTATTCTCTATATAATACTATATCATACTATATGAGTATATAATATGCTAATAATATAGTTATATACaatatagtattatatatatacttaataAACATAGACAAGaatgatagatctaaaatctaaattctaACATTCTAACTTATTCTAACTAAattactaatattagtaatattatattaactaagtttactaagcTAAGTCAATATAAGTTTataagtatatagatctagattctagatctagtacgaaCATAGTTAATAAAGTTAACATACCCGATTTATTAAAGCAGAAGATGACTGTAAATATTGCGGAATAATTGAATTGCTTATTTTTAAAGCTTGAATTAATAACCTTGGCATCATTGTATATTGATAATATTGTTAGATCTGCAAATAGTAAATACTAGCTAGAACTTCTAATAACTAAACTAGtctagtttatattataaaataatataattataagctAATCGATACTAGATACATAAGATGTAAATCCTAGCCAATCTAGAGCCTATAGGTATATTCTCTATGTCTAGATCTGAAGGCTGAAGTctaaaatctaggtctagaatctagacatagACTTCAACACAACCAACTTTATTTACGTTTGCTACTTTGACATAACccaaagactagatctataacaaagcTGCCAACTGCAGTTTTCGTAAAACCCGTTGAATATCTCTACATTTCAAAAATCAAAACTTGATGGTGTTAATTATAAGCTTAATAAACTAGATGAAATATCTATTGAGAGagtttaaaatctaattatcaATTAATTGCTAGTGTTGTAGTAGTGTCAAACTTGTGTTCAAAGATTAATCACGTGACtcaatttaaaattatagcCAACTCTTGTGCTGATATCTAAATAATGCACAAATACTGTATGGTGCGCATGGTATTCAACGGGAAGATCAGTCTAGATTACTATAGAATATTCTAGATCAAGATACCTGTCTGAACGCTATCTTTGTGTTTATTTCGTCTTGTGATCTTTACACGGTGGCAGCGTTATAAAAATGGAAAGAATACCTCATCCGAATGCCTTAGAGCGATTgagtacacccagctctaatgcgtACATGaaattggttggggaaaagtaaaggcggttggtcgttgtaccaTCGTTAACCGTGAGCTAATAAGTAGCCTAAATAATTATATGTAAATAATGCACAAATAATGTATAGTGTGCACGGAAGATCAGTCTTGATCAAGATGGGATTAAAGAATGCTATATATCTTTGTGTTTATTTCGTCTTGTTGTGATCTTTACAACTCGATTCTGACAAGATCAGGAATAATCATGCatattttgatttagatctataatatagtattttataattatatgagTCCATATGACCTACGGTACGACATGACCTGCGTCCAGACTAGTCTCCCTTGTCAATTTCATGCTCACGACACGGTACGTAGATcgttgtaggcctatatatagctCAGAATATAGCTATCATAATTCTAAGACCATATCGCATATATCATACATGTATACTTTTTAATGTCCAGTGGTTTAGCATCCATGGcgtgaaggggttcaatgaacctggGCACATGAGCATCAAGTTCACAGCCTGTGTGGGAAGTTTCACTGCGCTCAAGGGCCCAAATATCGGGGTCCACATGCATTAGTCCTTGGGTATGACAcgaaagtagaaaaaaaatgcacttttgtaaaagccaatttaaaaaaaaaaagaaacttccaCCAAAAATGTCCTAAATATTATCATCTTAATATGTCAGATTAAATTGGTCGAAGAGGAGCAGTGACAGTTTGTGTAACCAAATCCCTTCACTTTTCCCTTTCAGCAGCTAAATAGGCTTAATCAAATTTAATATTAACTTTGAATCGTATtttcagttagtctgtgtaccAGCGGCTTGGATTGCTTTGAGTTTGATGTAATTAGGCTACTGCTACATCAGCTTTATTGTGTACCTAATGGTGGCTATATAATCACTGTGCGTTGGTGTGAAGTTGAATTTGGTGCCAGCTTgcccaatttcttttttttccccaatatattaataaaacttTTGTTAGTAGCCTATTATCAGAACCGTGGGGAGGGGAGTAGGAGGAGATAAGAGTTTGAAGAAACATATTGATTCGCAGGACAAACAAAAAAGGAGGGGAGACAATGCAGTCTATATTAGGGATTGGTCTGATTGTCACGAATTAAAATCTAGACACAGACGCTAATTATTCAACATTTTTTCCAAGCTCAATctgtttaatatttctttttcttttttcagcatttttgaagaaaaagtaagcatttatttttttcattcttctattcacatttgttcaatatttctttttctttttttttcagcatttttgaagaaaaagtaaacatttatttttttattcttctattcacataaatctaaattgagactaaacatttaatatattaggctagaaaaaaaaagtcctttatGTTGCACAGGGAATCTAGAATACCATTGCAATGAACGGTAAGGctgatttgggggggggggggtaggtttATAACAAATATCTAGAAGATAaatcggtaaaaaaaaatgtatttaaaaaatgtctttcacTGATAAATCCTTTTTATAGTATAGTTGCGAGACAGAAACTAAGCTGTTCATTTCCGACTCAttgcttaatttaaaaaaaaataaaaaagcagccCCTTGTGCATTATGTTCACTGTGCTAACCATAACTTAAACGTAGTCTTAAATGATTTCGTCAGCTGTGTTGAAGAAGTTACATATTCCTATAACCTGTTACaatatgtgtttgtttttttttttcacatcatATAAAAATGAGCACATCTTGAATGTCATAGGGAGAGAATTGTTTATAGTTTACCCAGAACCCTTTGCCTTACAAGATGGTAATCAAGGAATGAGATTTATATATTTCGATGTACAATAGATGTAAACACCAATTACTTTGTGTTCCCTCAAGGGAAAAGTACGACTGTAAGCTACAGTATTTAGGCggaaattaaaaacattatagttactatatatattgttttgctAATTGTCGAGCACAAGATTGTAAGCGCAATCAATGTTAAATTGTGTCATAAATGTTGGAAAATAACTAGCAAGAGCTATATAGACAAATCCCAAAGAATTGTAAAATGTTGAGcagctagatctacataggCAAATCACAAAGAATGGCTGGTTAATTCGATAAAGATGTTTGTTTTCTGTTAAATGTGTATCCTTGTGTAGCTGGATAATAAGCTCAAATCATGCCTGCATCCAAGGTTAGCGTTACCAGAACCGGGAAATTTCTCTCAACTTCAGCGTGGCGCCCGGGTAGTAACCGCCCGACTGTAACAGTTACAGAGGCAAGCATTTCACTGCCTAGCAAGAATACTACTAAAACGGCTGCAGATCTTGTCAGAGTGAGTTCATCCTAAGTCTCAGTGTGGCTTTAAGGCGGGTAAATGTACAACAGATATGGTTTTCCCCTTGCGGCAGCTACATGaaaagagcagagaacaaataCAGCCATTCGATTCGATTTTATCGATTTCATCGTATTGGAGAAAATTGGCTGTCCAAAAAATTACGGAAACTAGTGTCAACTTTTCGTGAAAACTTGTAGGAATCTGTACAGTTTGACAATTTCGCCTCTAGGCCATTCCCCATCAAGACAAACAAGGCCTCAACACTAATCGCCTTCTTCTTTTCGGCTCTACTCGCCAGCGCCCTTAAATCTCTGGAAGAGATAGGAatagatccgatggaaggctttTTAACCTGGCTCgacttaaagccaaaacgaagaGACGGCGTATCCTTATTAGGAACTGCTGTTCGCCGACGATGCGACACTCACCTCCCATTCGCAATGAGGATTACAAAGGCAGCTACATGCCAAGAGTCTTACAATAAATGCCACCAGAACTGAAATTCTGGTCCAAGACGTCTAAGAAATAGGATTACACGCGATCAGTATTGTGAACCACATTCTtacagtggtgcaggaatttatcTACCCAGGATCAACTATTAACATCAACCTAAATTTAGACAATGAGCCATTTAAGGGACACAAATAATTGGGAAATCttctcagagagagagagagagagggggggggagtagtaGGCCTTgtagtaataggcctactagtaaTACTGACGCGGACAACTGTAGTAGGCCTAAAACTGAATTTGCATTTGTTTGGACAAATAAAAGAATCTTTATCCAATATATGTATCTTATTCCAATAAAAGTATCTTATTCTGAAAACTCTCTAAGCTTGTCTCGGAAAATACCAATCTGACCACGCAACCAAAATGCTAGTGTAATACCAAACTGACCACGCAAACAAAATGCTAGTGTAATACCAAACTGACCACGCAACCAAAATGCTAGTGTAATACCAAACTGACCACGCAACTAAAATGCTAGTGTAATACCAAACTGACCACGGCAACCAAAATGCTAGTGTAAAACGCCTGCATACTGAGCACTCTTCTTTATAGAAGTGAGAACTGGTCAACATGCATCAAGAGCATagataaaacagttttcacTTGCGCTGCCTGCGACACATAGGCCTAATGAAAATTTCCTGAAAGGATCGTGACTCCAATCAGAAAGTTTTGAAATTGGCCAATGCACACAGTATCTATATGCTTTTTGACACAGAGAGAACTACgttggctcggacatgtcacccgcatacCAGATGGAAGAATTCCTAAGGACTGTGGCGTCACTAGAGTCGGTGTCACCCACTGCGGTtagtgttatatatataattgtaaacTGTTTTGTATAACCGAAAGGTCAGGTTGCCTATCCCTCCAGCAATGTGGTCTGTTGAAGCACTGTT
It encodes:
- the LOC106055402 gene encoding 2-oxoisovalerate dehydrogenase subunit alpha, mitochondrial; this encodes MMPRLLIQALKISNSIIPQYLQSSSALINRVKCFSYYSTSAEIGKPNFPGSRSEFISKLEFIDPDNAEGIPVYRALNADGNFIDASQDPKLDESTVLKMYKDMTLLNTMDRVLYDSQRQGRISFYMTNYGEEGTHIGSAAALDPKDLIYGQYREAGVLMWRGFPLQQFMHQCYGNAKDIGKGRQMPVHYGSRELNFVTISSTLATQMPQASGSAYAFKRKQNGLCVICYFGEGAASEGDAHAAFNFAAVLNCPIIFFCRNNGYAISTPTKDQYRGDGIASRAAGYGMLSVRVDGNDVFAVYNATKKAREMCISQSRPVLIEAMTYRIGHHSTSDDSSAYRSVDEVSHWDKTDNPISRFRRYMMNQGLWDDDKEQQWKLDSRKMVMKAFAAAESEKRGRPESLFEDVYDEMPDHLKQQMNSMKNHVKQYKEHYPLEHYQSMS